In one Fundulus heteroclitus isolate FHET01 chromosome 3, MU-UCD_Fhet_4.1, whole genome shotgun sequence genomic region, the following are encoded:
- the LOC105939647 gene encoding C-X-C chemokine receptor type 3, protein MMEQFIDLPGDSYLDDLREYFGLNGSDYFSYNYDEDDFSGGDICDLNNSTMFEAVLLPTLYSVAFVVGILGNALLLAVMGKSRKTWSKTDNFLLHLAGADILVLVTLPFWAVQSASGDGWAFGTPFCKITGSVFTISFYCKSYLLACISVDYYLSVVHSTKMFLQKKPWVVHACCVLVWIFSLLLSVPDWIFLEETLDDRRSRKECTRKYSKFTQNAEDETLKMAARWLYHAVGFLFPSAVLVFCYSCILLQLQCGSQSLQKQRPFKVIIAVVAVFFICWTPFNVVLLIDTIKFSSSVTCAENSSMAKALTVTSSLGYLHCCLNPILLVLVDVKFRHQAVNLWAKTSDRAVF, encoded by the exons ATGATGGAACAATTCATAGATCTACCAGGAGATTCATATTTGGATGACTTAAGAGAGTACTTTGGTCTAAACGGCAGTGATTACTTTTCTTATAACTATGATGAAGATGATTTCAGTGGAGGTGATATTTGCGATCTGAACAACAGCACAATGTTTGAAGCAGTGTTGTTGCCAACTCTGTACTCTGTGGCGTTCGTTGTGGGAATCCTGGGAAATGCATTGCTGCTGGCAGTAATGGGAAAGAGCAGAAAGACATGGAGCAAAACAGACAACTTCCTGCTTCACCTAGCTGGGGCAGACATCCTGGTGTTGGTGACCCTGCCCTTCTGGGCTGTACAGTCTGCCAGTGGTGATGGTTGGGCGTTTGGGACACCCTTCTGCAAGATCACTGGGAGCGTTTTCACG atcagtTTCTATTGTAAAAGTTATCTCCTGGCCTGCATCAGTGTGGACTACTACCTATCTGTCGTCCATTCTACCAAGATGTTCCTGCAGAAGAAGCCCTGGGTGGTTCATGCTTGCTGCGTCTTGGTTTGGATCTTCTCCTTGCTCCTCTCCGTCCCTGACTGGATCTTTTTAGAAGAAACGCTTGATGACAGACGAAGCAGGAAAGAGTGCACCCGGAAGTATTCCAAATTTACACAAAACGCAGAAGACGAGACCTTAAAAATGGCAGCTCGATGGCTATACCATGCTGTCGgctttttgtttccttcagcTGTCCTGGTTTTCTGCTACTCCTGCATCCTGTTGCAGCTGCAGTGTGGCTCCCAAAGCCTCCAAAAGCAGAGACCTTTTAAAGTCATAATAGCTGTGGTCGCAGTTTTCTTTATCTGCTGGACGCCATTTAATGTGGTACTTTTGATAGACACAATTAAATTCAGCAGTTCAGTAACCTGTGCAGAAAATTCATCTATGGCCAAAGCTCTGACAGTGACTTCTTCTTTGGGTTACTTACACTGTTGCCTAAATCCCATTTTGTTAGTTCTGGTGGATGTTAAGTTTCGGCATCAAGCAGTAAACTTGTGGGCGAAGACATCTGATAGAGCGGTTTTCTAA
- the LOC105939685 gene encoding C-X-C chemokine receptor type 3, producing the protein MMEGSVYLSGDSSFLDDLNEYFRANYSNDSFEYGDDEGDVCDLKNSTMFEAVFLPTLYSLAFVIGVVGNGLLLGVLFQSRKSWSVTDTFILHLAVSDVLLLLTLPLWASQAASHDGWQFGTDLCKITGSVFTINFYSGIFLLACISVDRYLSIVHATQMYTRRKSWMVHMSCLLVWCLSILLSIPDWIFLEETLDDRRSRKECTRKYSKYTQNAEDETLKMAARWLYHAVGFLFPSAVLVFCYSSILLQLQCGSHSLQKQRAFKVIIAVVAVFFFCWTPYNVVLLADTFQKSNNSMTCETNSSLDKALTVTSSLGYLHCSLNPILYAFVGVKFRRQLLNILRSMGCKLKTSMRLESFNRRSSIWSESGETSKSIAI; encoded by the exons ATGATGGAAGGGTCCGTATATCTATCAGGAGATAGCTCATTTTTGGATGACTTAAACGAGTACTTTCGTGCAAACTATAGCAATGACTCTTTTGAGTATGGTGATGACGAAGGAGATGTTTGTGATCTGAAGAACAGCACAATGTTTGAAGCAGTGTTCTTGCCAACGTTGTACTCATTGGCGTTTGTTATTGGTGTCGTGGGGAATGGATTGCTGCTGGGAGTCCTGTTTCAGAGCAGGAAGAGCTGGAGTGTGACAGACACCTTCATCCTTCACCTTGCTGTATCAGACGTCCTGCTGTTGTTGACGCTGCCCCTGTGGGCTTCACAGGCCGCAAGTCATGATGGATGGCAATTTGGTACTGACCTTTGCAAGATTACCGGAAGTGTTTTCACG ATCAACTTCTACTCTGGGATTTTTCTCCTGGCTTGCATCAGTGTGGATCGTTATCTATCCATTGTTCATGCTACGCAGATGTACACCCGCAGGAAGTCCTGGATGGTTCATATGAGCTGCTTATTGGTATGGTGTCTCTCTATACTCCTCTCCATCCCTGACTGGATCTTTTTAGAAGAAACGCTTGATGACAGACGAAGCAGGAAAGAGTGCACCCGGAAGTATTCCAAATATACACAAAACGCAGAAGACGAGACCTTAAAAATGGCAGCTCGGTGGCTATACCATGCTGTCGgctttttgtttccttcagcTGTCCTGGTTTTCTGCTACTCCTCCATCCTGTTGCAGCTGCAGTGTGGCTCCCACAGCCTCCAAAAGCAGAGAGCTTTCAAAGTCATAATAGCCGTGGtggcagttttctttttctgctggaCACCATATAACGTGGTACTTTTGGCAGACACATTTCAAAAATCCAACAATTCCATGACCTGTGAAACAAATTCATCTCTGGACAAAGCTCTGactgtgacttcctcattgggATACCTTCACTGCAGCCTCAATCCCATCCTCTATGCATTTGTGGGTGTGAAGTTCCGGCGTCAGCTGCTGAACATCCTGCGATCAATGGGTTGCAAGCTGAAGACAAGCATGAGACTAGAGTCATTTAACAGGAGAAGCTCCATTTGGTCTGAGTCTGGAGAAACGTCCAAATCCATTGCAATCTGA
- the LOC105939684 gene encoding C-X-C chemokine receptor type 3, which translates to MEATVQSPDERLWWSDLVDDLYESYDNYSFYEDISYEDADVCDLTTGINFEAVFIPVLYSVVFFVGILGNVLLILVLLKSRKMWNVMDTFILHLAVADTLLLLMLPLWAAQSASLVGWTFGTPLCKITGAVFTISLYCGIFLLACISVDRYLFVVHSTKMYTRRNPRVIHASCLVVWLFSLILSLPDWYFLEAVEDVRQRRTECVHNYFKLSPEYFYTLKMSTRWLYHTIGFLLPSFVLIFCYVRILWQLSYGTQGLRNQRAFKVIIAVVAAFFLCWTPLNITLIVDTIHQNDSGVTACGTRTSLHKARLVSESLGYLHCSLNPILYAFVGVKFRYQLLNIFRSMGFKLKMSVKSESLPRRGFIGSESADTFNSIAI; encoded by the exons ATGGAAGCTACTGTGCAGTCACCAGATGAACGTCTGTGGTGGAGCGATCTTGTAGATGATTTATATGAGAGCTATGACAACTATTCTTTTTATGAAGACATCAGTTATGAGGATGCGGATGTTTGTGACCTGACTACGGGTATCAATTTTGAAGCAGTGTTCATCCCAGTTCTGTACTCAGTAGTGTTTTTTGTTGGAATCCTGGGGAATGTATTGTTGATATTAGTGCTACTAAAAAGCAGGAAGATGTGGAACGTGATGGATACCTTCATCCTTCACCTGGCTGTGGCGGAtaccctgctgctgctgatgctgccgCTCTGGGCTGCACAGTCCGCTAGCCTGGTCGGGTGGACATTCGGGACCCCTCTCTGCAAGATCACTGGAGCTGTTTTTACG atcaGCTTGTATTGTGGGATTTTCCTCCTGGCCTGCATCAGCGTGGACCGCTATCTCTTCGTCGTCCATTCTACCAAGATGTACACTCGCAGGAATCCTCGTGTGATTCATGCCAGCTGCTTGGTGGTGTGGCTCTTCTCTCTGATCCTCTCCTTGCCTGACTGGTACTTTTTAGAAGCCGTGGAAGATGTGCGACAAAGGAGAACAGAGTGTGTTCATAACTACTTTAAACTTAGCCCAGAATATTTTTATACCTTAAAAATGTCCACAAGATGGCTGTACCACACTATAGGCTTCCTCTTACCTTCATTTGTTTTGATCTTCTGCTACGTCCGCATCCTATGGCAGCTGAGTTATGGCACCCAAGGTCTCCGAAATCAGAGAGCATTTAAAGTCATAATAGCCGTGGTGGCAGCTTTCTTTCTCTGCTGGACTCCACTTAACATCACACTCATTGTGGACACAATTCACCAAAACGACAGTGGTGTAACGGCATGTGGAACTAGAACATCTCTGCATAAAGCTCGGTTAGTGTCTGAGAGTTTGGGATACCTTCACTGCAGCCTCAATCCTATCCTGTACGCCTTTGTGGGTGTGAAGTTCCGATATCAGCTGCTGAACATCTTCAGGTCCATGGGCTTCAAGCTTAAAATGAGTGTGAAATCTGAATCTCTTCCCAGGAGGGGCTTCATTGGGTCTGAGTCAGCCGACACATTCAACTCCATCGCAATATGA